In a genomic window of Mycolicibacterium neoaurum VKM Ac-1815D:
- a CDS encoding exodeoxyribonuclease VII small subunit — protein sequence MKPISKLGYEEARDELIEVVRQLEHGGLDLDASLKLWERGEELAKRCEEHLAGARQKVADTLAAGTTDDE from the coding sequence ATGAAGCCCATTAGTAAGTTGGGGTACGAAGAGGCGCGTGACGAGCTGATCGAGGTGGTGCGCCAGCTCGAACACGGCGGACTGGACCTCGACGCCTCCCTCAAGCTCTGGGAAAGAGGTGAGGAACTGGCCAAACGCTGTGAAGAACACCTGGCCGGGGCCCGCCAAAAGGTCGCCGACACGCTGGCCGCCGGCACCACCG